The Mangifera indica cultivar Alphonso chromosome 12, CATAS_Mindica_2.1, whole genome shotgun sequence DNA window GCTTTCCTATCAAAGAGgtgattaaaatttatgtacTACAGtaatggttttcttttctaattaaatttcgttgtttagtaattttaaacaaaaaatgatgtgtacctattttaggtatataaatatatacacacttatacatgacatcatatgattgaatgattttaaattaaagataaaataatatctaattatatgataatacatatatatatatatttatgtgttcaaaataagtacacatagtattactcaatatatttatagtcattgaaaaatattatatacctTCTAAAATACATCAAATTTAGAACCCACCTgtaatatcaaaaatttcatgtaaatattaaaattccCCTATTTTATAATACTTGCTGCATTTATGTTACAATTTCATGGAGGATAATTGAAAtatacccttaaaattttataaaaaataaaaaagaaaaattttcaagcaATCATTTACTGTTAAAGTGTAAGGGCTATTTGGTTTGTGGTAAAGttcataatttatcttttaatatttatgttatattttatttgatttgtcaataGATGATAATTAtctttactttaaatattaaaatattattaaaataattttgatttttttacaattttatttttatttattaattttttaagataaaaatacttttatttttaattaatataacaaataatatgaaatatattttaaaataattacgtctaaagatattgaaataaaataatctcttagtattattttattgtctctaaccaaatataataattatttatatttacttatttttataatttacatctaaaaaactttaaaataatctatctttgcGATAATCTTTcatatttagtaataaaacatataatagtgttatatacataaataataatatatcattatgtaattagataattgaaaattaaaaataaaataatactaaatcacataatgatatataattatttatacataaaattatatataaaattatatatataatattattataaaacatttCTTAAATCAAACGCAATAAAAATCTAGCATTGATTTGGTGAAGTTGAGTAAATATCCACTCTTTGAATGAAGAGGAATCTACAATGTTACCAGTCGAGAATACTTCCCAATTCTCAAGAGAAATCTATTATATTATGGGTTCAGTTATAGTTTTTGACCCAACTTCGTCACTTAGATCTCCTTTTGTAACAATGGTGAGCTGATGACATGGTAAGATTTAGGAAGAGAAATGTATACTTACGAtaattgaaaaactcaaatacttacctAAAGTTTGGTCCATTAGTACACATCCAAGAATTTTCTGttatgattaaagataaaatcgttattttatcagtaatattaaaataattaaaattatatctcatttttctcctttaatttgaaaatttaacaaattttttctatgattaaatttgaaaaattcatgtTTCCCTCTAAGGTTTGATATTCCGATATCCGATCACTTCCTCCAACAAAGAGCAGCCCTTTCTTGAAATTTGACCAAAACTTTCGTTTGGATGACAAATGTCATCCAGTTCAGCGTCCTTAGTTCGAGATGAAGTTTTTGGTGACCGGATTTAAGTTGAAAATCGACGGTTGCCAATAATCAAAGAGGTAAAGAAAAAACCTAAAGATTTGGAAGagaaaaaatcactttttaaagttgaaacctacgataaaatgttaattttcaaaactgaagaaagaaaataagataaaattatatagtttttaatactatcattaaaataataattttatccttatatttaaaggtaatttagaaataaatgagtatttaaaattttaagttgttgTAGGTGTAATTTATAGATTTGACTAAAACTTTGAAGGAATACGGTCCTTTGGCCGAAAAACAATCCAAAAATGGTGCTACTTACGGTTAAGTGTAAATGTAAACATTTATTGAAACGGACCAACTAATTAATGACAGACTAATAAGGTAAGGAGAGCCAACTCTCCCATTCTTGTTCAAGTTGCTATCTAACTAGTTCAAAGAACATCAATGCAGCACCAAGAAatttcaagaacaaaaaaataacaacaattttCATCATACTCAACTCGACTTAATTATAGCCCTAGTACACACTAATAGTTATTGtataattacccaaaaaaaaaacccatatcAGTTATTGGAAGATTTAGTTAACCTACTTCAGAAGCTTAATCTCAAACTCCTTTTTATAAGACCTAAAAATCCCCTAATCAGTACATTATAAAATACTTTATAGGAAGGAAGGACAGGGAGATGCCCCTCTTTTTTATAAACGCATAGATCCCACTAACGTAAACCTTCCAATATGAGACTTAAAAGGGTATTTGTGCAAAGACCTAAAAagtttgaaacaattagagagcATATAACAAAATGAAACGCAAACTTGAAATACTAATGTTTTGACCATCATTAGTATGATTCCACTGCAATTATGTTACAATCAGTTGATGTAGGATGACCATGATTATTAAGTTTCTAAACTAAAAGATAGGATGTACATATAACCATTACATAAAGAGCAATAGCTATTAAGAAGCAGGAGCTAGTACAAAGAACAGGTACCGAGTTTTTATTTACAGATTCTACTGCCGCTCTATATAAGTAGTAGCTCCGTAACTTTGAAACTGTGTAAACATGGGTTAAGGGCTTTCACAGAACTCCATCTCCTGACATTTTGATAAAAAGCAACTCaagtgagaagaaaaatatggtTGCAAAACCAAGTAATATGTGCAGCAAAGATCTATAGAGTAATGCAAAAACATATTTTTCGGAAGTGAGAAGAGCAATAATTTCCCACCTTGCCACAAATTGGACAGCTTTCACTCCTTTCCAGCCATTCATATATACAACCCAAGTGAAAATGGTGGGAACACCTCGTTGTGATTTTAGGATTTTCCGGGGTATATTCTGCAGGATTAAATGACacaaatcaaaactaaaacCATGGGTCACATTACCATCCACTACGAAAATTATCACTAATAAAAAGtgcttgaaaaattatttagcaAACTGAgtataaggaagaaaaaacaaaaatggttcATGTAAACTActatcagaattttttttttttttttggtttatacaTTTAAGCATGTTTGATTACCATCTAGACAAGTAGGGCAGACATCTTCATCTTCAGCAGATGTTTGCAGATAATTGACATATGCAAGTTTAGTAGCAAAAGCCTTCTCTGAGGACTCAGAATGGATCAGTTTAGAATCTTCTTCATAATCAACTCCATTCTGTTTCTTCCCAAAACCCAATGATTCTGTACCAGAACTGCTCATATTTCTTCTCGGTGGCTGTGGATCTTCTTGAAAATGAATCATTGACTTGTCACGCCTAGAGACCAAGCCATCACGCTGCAAGCGGCTGTATCTCTGTTCACTATCATAAGTGATTGATCTTGACAATGCGAGCTGAGAATCATTCAGAGAATTGTCAGGTAAAGCAGTTGCAATCCCTGATGATGCCAAAGACGTAGCTCCTTGGTTTGACGAAGGCATTGATCGACCTTCAAGTCTGTGAAACACTGCACCAGACTGCACATGCACAGAAATAGACAAACAAAGAATGGATTATATTGCAAATACAGACAGTAAAATTGCAGTATACTGTATGGGCCATGGGGATTACTTTTACAGGGAGCAAAGAACCCATAGAGGGTAAGGAATCAACTAAAATTCTACAATATCCTCAGTAATTGGCCCGCCTATATGATAAAGTATAAAGACACCAGCAATCCATGACTAGAAAACCAGTACAATTTTATTcagaaaaaatacaataatataacatttacacaAATGTGTgaaaaaaatatgcatataatacataatttctCTTGGATCACAAAGCAGAACTAGAGATGCAACCTCACAAATTGAAACGGTGAACTAGCAATTTTATGTTCTAGCTTGCTAAAATCAGCAACCTGGAACAATACCCTTCCTGTAATATGGAAAATCTCTCCTAGTCCTTTCTGTCTTCGAATTACTTTCAATTTCATGTAAATTCCTTGAAGATTCCTTGTAATGTAGTAGGGTATCCAATCAATAGAAAGACTAATTTGTTAATTAACTTTACACTTGTAATAGTGGACCATAAAATGTTCTTGCTTTATGATAAATTCCCACCAATTCTTGAATACAACAAAGGACCGTATTTGAGATCATCACTACCAGTTAAGAAGACCACTAAACCGACTTTACAACATATACACGGCAAACATCATGATAAGAAAAATACACAAAATGTCATGGAGTTGTCAATGACTAACGAGGTAGACATTTGGATTTGGCTCAATTAATTTATGatgttcaattcaatttaagcATCAAACCCTAAAAATGGTTAACTCAAGAACTGACAGAAAGCAGTTATGAAGCTACTGAGTGTagtaaataagtatatatttaacaGTGACATTTATAATTAGCCTCTTTATATGATCAAATTGGGGAGATTAATAATTCATGAAAATATAACAATCTATGAAATAGagttatttaagaaaattagaCTAACATAAAAGGTAACTTAGATGTTCCAATATATGCTTAAACCCCCCCTTCACCTGTCTAGGATCACACATCAGAAGTACAAGTACATCCTCCCAAATTGAGAGGTACAATAATTGCATCAGCACTTATAAAGtaaaacaaatcaacaacatAATTCACTAATTTTTTGGTAATAATAATCCATTGATGAATCTGATTTAGTTATAATCAGATTCCGGTTCCGAAAGTAAAGTTAACTCTTcaattatgaagaaaaataatttcagaTTTCCCATTTGGTGTTTACTGAAGATTTTATGGGAAATATCT harbors:
- the LOC123230351 gene encoding E3 ubiquitin-protein ligase At3g02290-like, coding for MGSFCCCPCVDELEEYTIPTFSLYRHCICLRFLFHQLFNGSGAVFHRLEGRSMPSSNQGATSLASSGIATALPDNSLNDSQLALSRSITYDSEQRYSRLQRDGLVSRRDKSMIHFQEDPQPPRRNMSSSGTESLGFGKKQNGVDYEEDSKLIHSESSEKAFATKLAYVNYLQTSAEDEDVCPTCLDEYTPENPKITTRCSHHFHLGCIYEWLERSESCPICGKEMEFCESP